A stretch of DNA from Diospyros lotus cultivar Yz01 chromosome 14, ASM1463336v1, whole genome shotgun sequence:
GGTGAGTGGAAGTGTGGAACAGCCCATGCGCattattaatctcaaaagataattatttttatacaataGAACGGATTTGGactctttttaattattgactttttaaatattttaaatttaaaatattgggCTCTTTCTAAATATTGATCTTTCTAAGATTTTGAATTGAACAACaaatcaaatttattcaatCTTAAGTCGAATTGTATCTTTGTTTTGGGTGAAATTTGAACACATATGTATGGAAGGGCGAATTTCAACCTCTTTTGAAAATTAGGAGAAAGGAGCATATATGTagggtttgttttgttttctataGAAAGCATGCCACTTAAACTTAAAGCCTTTAATCTTTGCTCTTAATTAATACTCTGTCAAGCTATAATAACGAAGTTAATGAAAGACAGCACAGCATCATATGGTTGAACTTTCTTGGAATCTAAGTGAAAATGAGTTGAGAAAGATGCCTTTTGAGGACCCAACAAAGGGCCAATCCAAGCTGGTTTGTGCTGGGAATCATACGCTTTACTGTCTGCAGGTTCCCTTGATTAAATTAAACATGGACCCATAATGGGCCATCCAGGCCGCCAAACTAGCACAAAGCCCAGCCAGTAATTTAGGCCCGGAAACTATCCAATCCAAGCCTAAACCCCGGTTATTGGCTAAATTCAAACCTGTCTCTGGGTATTGGCTAGATGGGTCAAATGGTAGATTTATTCTTCAAGTTGCATGAACATTACATCACAGCGTACAAGCCTTAAGCTTGCCCTTAACTAAGGCACATAATCTAACTTCATTTCATTATTTATCCATTTGGGACACAGAACCCGCGTTAAACCAAGGTAGGTTCCTAGACCTTCAACGGTACAGGCCTTAAATCCAAGGACACCCTTAAAACCATACtcattagttaattaattacatttcaGTTCTGGGCAGACCTGAGTTGCTGAACAATGTCAGCCGAAATCTTGAAGGCCTTCGTGAGCACCTCGTCTGGAATGTTGGAGCCGAACAAGTTCTTCGGGAGCGCCACCGTGCCGGCGCTGGAGCTGCCGAAAGCCGACACGGCCACCGCCTTGTTGGCCTTGTCGAAGTTGGCCTGGTAGTGAGGCAACCCCTTGGGGAAGACAAAGACATCTCCCTTCTGCAACACGTTCTTGTAGAGCTTGCCGTTGCTGTTCACCGTGCCGACGGTCAGCGACCCGTCCACCACGAACAGGATCTCGCCGCCGCGCGGGTGGTGGTGCGGCACGTTCACGGAGTTGGGCGCAAAATCCAGGAGCTCCATGGACACGCCCATGCCGTCGAGAGCCGGAAACTCCTTCACCGACACCTGTTTCCGCCCGAGCCCGGTGGTGCTGGACGGTGCGCCGTCTCTTAGCCCGGTGTAGGTGAAGAAGACCCCGTCCAGCTTGCTCTCATCGGCGCCGTCGGGCACCGCGAAGTCCGAAACCAGCTCGGGGTCGGCGGCTTGGACAGTGGCCAGGAAGAGGAGGGCAAAGGCGGCGGCAGCTAGAGAAGCAAGGGAACTGGCCATATTTTTGgaggctggctggctggctgtcTAGCTGCTTGGATACTTGAAAGAGAGTTGCGAGGAAGAAAGGAGACAACCAGAAGGGTATTTATAGGGAGAGATTATTGCTAATTAAGTGGAAGGCCCTGTTGGATTGCAATTAGGACGCAAGTTTGTGGTCAATTAAGAGAAGTGGGTGTTGGTTTCATGCTCAGATTGCACCTTCACCCGCTGGGAATTCACAAATTTTTTAGTGAATGGACGATTACTAGGAACCAATTAAGATAATGTGTGCTGTTATCTTGAAAATGACATTAAGGGTTGTattagaggctgtttggcttactcTTTTTAATTGtaacttttaagttaattaGCTCTTAGCTTAAAAGTTATGTAGTAATTAAGTTTATAatatgtttggataaatgtacttttaagctgtcagttaataattatgtatttggttCGTAAAAGCTAATAAGTTGTTAAAAccgacaaaaagactaaaatagacatgatgttaaataatacaaataaaatttataaaaatactatttttataaaaaaattacaaattaatttctaaatattagataaattatacatacttattaaaaaatatattaatataatacctatatatacacttacaggtgtaatatatatatatatatattctatatactTTAGCTTACAGGTCGGGAATGCCATCGGTGATCAAGGCCAGAGACAGCACTTGATGATGACGGCAGTAATGGAGGATGGTCGATGGTGCTCAACGACTTGTGGCGACAGATTTGGAACCAGATTCAGCGATGGCGCGACTTAATTATACAACGATGGCACGACCAACACTTCGGCTGCTTGCGACAGCCTAGCTGGACAACGACGACCTGATTATGGAGGAGGGGCAACGACGACAGCAACAGTGGTAGTAATGACTGAAGTGAAAGGAAGATGATGGGGTAGGGTAGAATAGTCTTTTACTCGGTTAACGTGGTAGCGTTTTGTGCAAAAGTTTGGGATACTAGTTTTTCTCAAACTCTATTATAGTAGCATTTAAGCTACCTAGCATTTAAGTTAATTTGGGTTGCCAAACACTTCACTCAAAAACGCTATTTAGCTTAAACATTGCTTATGCAGCTTATAAATAGTCAaaccgctaagccaaacagcctttTAGTTTAATCTCAATAAAGTTTGAATATTTCTAATTTCTATAGCGGCTAACTCTATATGATGTTGATCTTGTAAGCGAGTGAGGACCCGGTACACCAAATTCTTGTAAACATAGGGTTCTGGCCCTCAGAATACACTCCGATTATCAAATCAATGTTTGGTATTCTAGGAGACAACAAGATTGGCAGAGTAACGAGTATAGTAAAATTCATAAGCTtgtttatttttgagaaatttaagaCTTATTTGGCCCTCATCTAGGATGTGACTCTAGAATCTGGCTTGGAAATGGTGCCAAGCCCATACCGTTCAAGCATCCCAAGGACCATGCTTTTGATAATTAGAAAGAGATGTGACGGCACTTGATTCTGTGCCATACTAAATACTGTGATTTGTTAACTTACTGATTAGGCTTGGCCGTGTTGTTAATAATTAATGGAAGTTTATTAGGGGCCATATATGATGCTAATGCAATTCCCTTTCGCCCACGTATGCTGGGCACATGAGCATTTTAACCCCTCGTTATGCAACGTGAGACAGA
This window harbors:
- the LOC127790082 gene encoding germin-like protein 9-3, producing MASSLASLAAAAFALLFLATVQAADPELVSDFAVPDGADESKLDGVFFTYTGLRDGAPSSTTGLGRKQVSVKEFPALDGMGVSMELLDFAPNSVNVPHHHPRGGEILFVVDGSLTVGTVNSNGKLYKNVLQKGDVFVFPKGLPHYQANFDKANKAVAVSAFGSSSAGTVALPKNLFGSNIPDEVLTKAFKISADIVQQLRSAQN